A stretch of Scheffersomyces stipitis CBS 6054 chromosome 2, complete sequence DNA encodes these proteins:
- a CDS encoding predicted protein (go_component membrane~go_process transport), producing MSDYSLNEKAAEVSTDFFNNSKTDDANLKEFSANDVQETISITHQGGSLKRTFSTYSVICIGFGLTNSWLGISASLITGIQSGGPLMIIYGILIVVVISYCIGITLSELSSAIPSAGGQYVWSRVLAPKKYSSFLAYLCGSLAWAGSLFTSASMALSIAQELMAFWVLAHPDHVVHKWQLFVIYQLINAFLVIFNCYGKWLPYLGNGVLYVSIVSYITITITVLVCSRGNYQDASFVFTKFDNNTGWSSAGIAFIVGLINPNWSFSCLDSACHLAEETTKPRTDIPKAILSTVTIGFVTAFTYSIAMFFCIRNLQDIFDNSTGLPILDIYYQALGNKAGALTLGALVFATACGCTISCHTWQTRLCWSFARDNGLPFSKYLAIVDPKLGVPLNAHLFSSFLVGLLGLLYLASDAAFNSMVVGCITFLLLSYLVPTISLLYRGRDNIKHGPFWLGKFGMFCNYVTIAWSIFACIFFSFPSFMPVTANTMNYVSAVIAVYLIWALAYWFFPIKSWSCREYFAGGLHNNEEVEFPDVCLTDL from the coding sequence ATGTCAGACTACAGTTTAAATGAAAAGGCTGCTGAAGTCTCGACAgactttttcaacaactccaagacAGACGATGCAAATCTCAAGGAGTTTCTGGCTAACGATGTTCAAGAAACCATCTCCATCACCCACCAGGGTGGTTCGTTGAAGAGAACTTTCTCCACCTATTCTGTCATCTGTATTGGTTTTGGTTTGACCAACTCGTGGCTCGGTATCTCCGCTTCTTTGATCACTGGTATTCAGTCGGGTGGTCCACTTATGATTATCTACGGTATtcttattgttgttgttatcTCCTACTGTATTGGTATCACCTTGTCCGAGTTGTCTTCTGCTATTCCATCTGCTGGTGGCCAGTACGTGTGGTCCAGAGTGTTGGCTCCCAAGAAATACTCCAGTTTCTTAGCTTACCTTTGTGGTTCTTTGGCTTGGGCTGGTTCTCTTTTCACCTCTGCCTCTATGGCTCTCAGTATCGCTCAGGAGTTGATGGCTTTCTGGGTATTGGCTCATCCAGATCATGTTGTCCATAAATGGCAATTGTTTGTCATTTACCAGTTGATCAACGCCTTCTTAGTAATCTTCAACTGCTACGGGAAGTGGTTGCCATACTTGGGTAACGGTGTTTTGTACGTTTCCATTGTTTCTTATATAACTATCACCATCACTGTCTTGGTTTGCTCCAGAGGTAACTACCAAGATGCCAGCTTTGTTTTCACCAAgttcgacaacaacacTGGCTGGTCGTCTGCTGGTATTGCCTTCATTGTTGGTTTGATCAACCCTAACTGgtccttttcttgtttggaCTCGGCCTGTCATTTGGCTGAAGAAACCACAAAGCCTAGAACAGATATCCCCAAGGCTATTCTTTCCACTGTCACGATTGGTTTTGTCACAGCTTTCACATACTCGATTGCCATGTTCTTCTGCATCAGAAACTTGCAAGATATCTTCGACAACAGTACCGGCTTGCCTATCTTGGATATCTATTACCAGGCCTTGGGCAACAAAGCTGGTGCTTTAACTCTTGGTGCCTTGGTCTTTGCTACTGCTTGTGGCTGTACCATTTCTTGTCACACTTGGCAAACCCGTTTGTGTTGGTCTTTTGCTAGAGACAACGGTTTGCCTTTCTCCAAGTACTTGGCTATCGTCGACCCCAAGTTGGGAGTTCCTTTGAATGCCCActtgttctcttctttccttgTAGGTCTCTTAGGTTTGCTTTATCTTGCCAGTGATGCTGCCTTCAACTCCATGGTCGTTGGTTGTATCacattcttgttgttgagtTACTTGGTGCCTACAATCTCCTTGTTGTACAGAGGTAGAGACAACATCAAGCACGGACCTTTCTGGTTGGGCAAGTTCGGTATGTTCTGTAACTACGTGACCATCGCCTGGTCCATCTTTGCctgtatcttcttctcattCCCATCGTTTATGCCTGTTACAGCCAACACCATGAACTATGTCTCTGCCGTCATTGCTGTCTACTTGATCTGGGCTCTTGCCTACTGGTTCTTCCCCATCAAGAGCTGGTCTTGCAGAGAATACTTCGCTGGAGGTCTCCacaacaacgaagaagtCGAGTTCCCAGACGTCTGCTTGACCGACTTGTAA